Within the Salvia hispanica cultivar TCC Black 2014 chromosome 4, UniMelb_Shisp_WGS_1.0, whole genome shotgun sequence genome, the region aaatcaaaattaaaattttaaaaacacaaTTGCAGGATCGCGCGCGTTGCCCATAAACCGCGGGCAGGGCTCTAATTCGTGCCCAAATGTTAGGTCACACTGATTAGAGTAGATATAAAACTCCAACTCCCCCGCGCCAGTCTCTTTTCGCCTCCACCATTCCAAAAATGAAGCCCTACCTATTGACAAATCTTCCATCAGAGATCATCGCCATCATCTTCTCAAAGCTCCCAATTCCTACCCTTGCAATCAGCAAATGTGTCTGCAAACGGTTGCTGACTCTGCTGGAGGATgattactttatcaattcctATTCTTCTAAATTATCCTCCGCCCTAGCTGTGATGCTGCCACTGAGCCCCAAATACCGCTGCAAAATTCTCGAATTGGAAGACGATCTCGATCTCGACAGCCACAATCCACTCACCTACTTCGATTTCCGCAGAGGATCGCGAATTCAGGTTTCCGCTAACGGGTTGCTCATTCTCGAAAAATACGAGAAACATCGCCAAGCCTTCTACGTGTGTAATCCGATCACTCGCGAATCAATTCGCCTGTATCCGGCTCCAGAAGGATGTTCTCACGGATTCGGGAAGAGCAGAATCAGCGGGCAATTCAAGTTTGTGATTCTCGATGGCTATTCTGGATATCATGTATACACTCTCGGAACAGGTGGTTCGTGGAGGCACGTTGCTGAACCTGTCCCGACTTGGCACGGTCATAAGTCATTTGCTGAATCGGTAAATGGCATTCTCCATTGGGTAACGTATTGCAGTCAATTGATTTCCTGTTTTGATTTGGAAAAGAGTGTTTTAGCACATTTCCTGGCCCTCCTATTCTAGGGATTAATTTTCATTCGCGGCTGCTTACTTTGAGGGattgtttgtgttttgttGAGCGATCGTGTGTTGATGAGATGGTTATGTGGTTGGTGAAGGATTATGAGGCTGATAAAACTTGGACCAAGGAGTTTGTGATCCCCTTGAATTCTCTTCTTTTTGGTGGAGTTAAATTCACATATATTCACCCTCTGAAAGCTTTTGGAAATGGTGATATCTTGATGGCGT harbors:
- the LOC125223976 gene encoding putative F-box protein At1g46984 yields the protein MKPYLLTNLPSEIIAIIFSKLPIPTLAISKCVCKRLLTLLEDDYFINSYSSKLSSALAVMLPLSPKYRCKILELEDDLDLDSHNPLTYFDFRRGSRIQVSANGLLILEKYEKHRQAFYVCNPITRESIRLYPAPEGCSHGFGKSRISGQFKFVILDGYSGYHVYTLGTGGSWRHVAEPVPTWHGHKSFAESVNGILHWDYEADKTWTKEFVIPLNSLLFGGVKFTYIHPLKAFGNGDILMACDHSKIFYYSNTTKDYHQISFFGEPDECYYMTFVPLTPTILSLKSFSMEKVTSF